One Blattabacterium cuenoti DNA window includes the following coding sequences:
- a CDS encoding c-type cytochrome: MKKYFSVMIIPFFLIIIHLMLDSCWFDKSKPNRVYMPDMYYSDAYEPYSDPYPDYKKSNNEIQIPFFLGGKGSSLLPIKGTVPRNSYGFLPYTIPNTNEGYDHSKTIVTSPFNSENKKKRNQILEDGKNIYQINCSICHGDNGDGQGTLVKNEKILGVPSYQDRDITIGSVYHVVTYGRNNMSSYSSQLNEIDRWKVAEYVMYLKKNIKKI; this comes from the coding sequence ATGAAAAAATATTTTTCTGTTATGATCATTCCTTTTTTTTTAATAATCATTCATCTAATGTTGGATTCCTGTTGGTTTGATAAATCTAAGCCCAACAGAGTTTATATGCCAGATATGTATTATTCTGATGCTTATGAACCATATTCAGACCCATATCCTGATTATAAAAAATCTAATAATGAAATTCAAATTCCTTTTTTTTTAGGAGGAAAAGGGTCTTCCCTTTTACCTATAAAGGGAACTGTCCCAAGAAATTCTTATGGATTTCTTCCTTATACTATTCCTAATACAAATGAAGGATACGATCATTCTAAAACAATTGTTACATCTCCTTTCAATTCAGAAAATAAAAAAAAAAGAAATCAAATTCTAGAAGATGGAAAAAATATCTATCAAATAAACTGTTCTATTTGTCATGGAGATAATGGAGATGGACAAGGAACTCTAGTTAAAAATGAAAAAATATTAGGAGTTCCCAGTTATCAGGATAGAGATATAACTATCGGTAGCGTTTATCATGTTGTAACATATGGAAGAAATAATATGAGTTCTTATTCTTCTCAATTAAATGAAATTGATAGATGGAAAGTAGCAGAATATGTAATGTATTTAAAAAAAAATATAAAAAAAATATAA
- a CDS encoding potassium channel family protein: MKIIIIGLGNFGRSLALNLTDNGHEVFGVDNKMEKVDLLKDHIAHVVCMDANNEYAYKVLPIQQADLGIVAIGENEGASIVTTAILKKYKHLKIVSRSLSKIHDTILEAMGINNVVHPEQDAAFRLTKQISFNYALDYFRVDNKHSIAEVFSPCSFSGKSVKSLNLTQKYSVSLITVIRDIKNPMSSKKNSTRKVIGLVTGDTFLQKGDILTLFGSNKSIMNFVKDKDAIPSSRK; encoded by the coding sequence TCTTTAGCACTCAATTTGACGGATAATGGACATGAAGTTTTTGGTGTAGATAATAAAATGGAAAAAGTAGATTTATTAAAAGATCATATAGCTCATGTAGTATGTATGGATGCCAATAATGAATACGCTTATAAAGTTTTACCTATCCAACAAGCTGATTTAGGAATTGTAGCTATTGGAGAAAATGAAGGAGCTTCAATAGTTACTACGGCTATACTGAAAAAGTATAAACATCTTAAAATAGTGAGTCGTTCGTTATCCAAAATACATGATACAATATTAGAAGCAATGGGAATTAACAATGTAGTTCATCCGGAACAAGATGCGGCTTTTCGATTAACTAAACAAATATCTTTTAATTATGCTTTAGATTATTTTAGAGTAGATAATAAACATTCTATTGCTGAAGTTTTTTCTCCATGTTCTTTTAGTGGAAAATCTGTAAAAAGCCTAAATTTAACACAAAAATATTCCGTTTCTTTAATTACTGTTATAAGAGATATTAAAAATCCTATGTCTTCTAAAAAAAATTCTACAAGAAAAGTAATTGGATTAGTTACTGGAGATACTTTTTTACAAAAAGGAGATATTTTAACACTTTTTGGATCTAATAAATCTATAATGAATTTTGTAAAAGATAAGGATGCAATTCCTAGTTCTAGGAAATAA